One genomic segment of Nitrososphaera sp. includes these proteins:
- a CDS encoding ABC transporter ATP-binding protein, with translation MEICNFQSVVWAINAEAVSKLYGAGGKPALDGVSLKVERGKVFTLLGRNGAGKTTFVRICATQLMPTKGTVDVLGYDVVKEAKKVRELVSIVPQEGRPLRALTPWDHVYNWLKIRGMGSAEARERAESILKRLELYESKDKPAMNLSGGMKQKILVSMAMAVDAQILFLDEPTIGLDPVSRRQVWAAINNWKKEGGSVFLTTHYMDEAEMLSDHIAIVDRGRVVANGTLADLRKTIPHNTRIDISKDGISQEALKEYGSVVDVGTGVLRIFAFESAAREISELAIKRNLRINISPVTLDDVFVSLVGSMEDQNGND, from the coding sequence TTGGAGATTTGCAACTTTCAGTCCGTGGTCTGGGCCATAAATGCTGAAGCGGTCTCCAAACTTTACGGGGCCGGGGGAAAGCCTGCCCTTGACGGCGTCTCGCTCAAGGTTGAGCGCGGCAAGGTTTTCACGCTGCTCGGCCGAAATGGCGCAGGCAAGACCACGTTTGTGAGGATATGTGCGACGCAGCTGATGCCTACAAAAGGGACAGTAGATGTTCTGGGCTACGACGTTGTCAAGGAGGCGAAAAAGGTGCGTGAGCTTGTATCAATAGTTCCCCAGGAAGGCAGACCCTTGCGAGCACTTACACCTTGGGATCACGTCTACAACTGGCTCAAAATCAGGGGGATGGGGTCAGCGGAGGCACGCGAAAGAGCCGAATCAATCCTGAAGAGGTTGGAGCTTTACGAATCAAAAGACAAGCCGGCAATGAACCTCTCAGGCGGCATGAAGCAAAAGATACTGGTGTCGATGGCAATGGCCGTTGACGCCCAGATTCTCTTCCTTGACGAGCCAACTATAGGTCTCGATCCTGTCTCCCGCAGGCAGGTATGGGCGGCGATTAACAACTGGAAGAAAGAAGGGGGCTCCGTATTTCTTACGACTCACTACATGGACGAAGCAGAAATGCTTTCTGACCACATTGCGATAGTTGACAGGGGGCGGGTTGTCGCAAACGGCACCCTTGCAGATCTCCGAAAGACCATCCCACACAACACGCGCATCGATATTTCCAAAGACGGGATCAGCCAAGAGGCGCTGAAGGAGTACGGCTCGGTTGTCGATGTCGGCACGGGTGTCCTTAGGATCTTTGCTTTCGAGTCTGCGGCCAGGGAGATATCTGAACTGGCTATCAAGAGGAATCTGCGAATCAACATTTCGCCCGTTACGCTTGACGACGTCTTTGTTTCCCTTGTGGGATCGATGGAGGATCAAAACGGCAATGATTGA
- a CDS encoding ATP-grasp domain-containing protein, whose amino-acid sequence MRLLEYQGKELFSQYGIRVPRSYLANSYDEAKIGASKLGFPLVLKSQLTVGGRGKAGAIVKCKSEPDMATKFQELLHKEVKGELPRGILLEEMAEIKRELYVSLFLNRSKRCYSLIASAEGGVEIESTENKVVIDVPIDGLTHEIAENTSSSLGLKGQESIAFIDMIMKLSKLATEKEAELAEINPVAVLGDGSMIALDAKVIIDDNSMFRHPELRKYEHVNALEKQAELSGFSLVELGGNIAIIGNGAGLVMSTLDMVADAGGQAGAFLDFGGRATTETIYEALKVISQINHVKVILVNLFGGIVKTSLVAQAILDAYKNNLLNVPVFARISGAESERAKEMLQGSRAQLYNTVDEAITAAVASAK is encoded by the coding sequence ATGAGACTGCTAGAGTATCAAGGGAAGGAACTCTTTAGCCAATATGGAATTAGAGTCCCCCGATCTTACCTTGCGAATTCATACGATGAGGCCAAAATAGGTGCTTCGAAATTAGGATTTCCGCTCGTACTGAAATCACAGTTGACCGTCGGCGGCCGCGGCAAGGCAGGCGCGATAGTCAAGTGCAAGAGCGAGCCGGATATGGCGACAAAATTCCAGGAGCTCCTTCACAAGGAGGTCAAAGGTGAGCTGCCGCGAGGCATACTGCTGGAGGAGATGGCGGAAATCAAAAGGGAGCTTTACGTTTCACTCTTTCTCAACAGGTCCAAGCGATGCTACTCGTTGATTGCGTCGGCTGAGGGAGGCGTCGAAATTGAGAGCACCGAAAACAAAGTGGTTATCGATGTCCCGATAGACGGCCTTACCCACGAAATCGCAGAAAATACCTCGTCCTCGCTGGGGCTGAAGGGACAAGAGTCAATAGCGTTCATAGACATGATAATGAAGCTCTCGAAACTGGCCACTGAAAAGGAGGCGGAACTTGCGGAAATTAACCCGGTGGCTGTCCTAGGCGACGGTTCGATGATAGCGCTAGACGCCAAGGTGATAATCGATGACAACTCGATGTTCCGGCACCCAGAGCTGAGAAAGTACGAGCATGTCAACGCACTCGAAAAGCAGGCCGAGCTGAGCGGCTTTTCGCTCGTCGAGCTTGGCGGAAATATTGCCATTATTGGAAACGGGGCGGGGCTTGTGATGTCGACCTTGGACATGGTGGCCGACGCCGGTGGGCAGGCTGGTGCATTCCTTGACTTTGGAGGCCGTGCCACAACCGAGACCATCTATGAGGCGCTAAAAGTGATTAGTCAGATAAACCACGTTAAGGTCATACTCGTAAACCTTTTTGGTGGCATAGTAAAGACAAGTCTCGTCGCCCAGGCAATACTTGATGCTTACAAGAATAACCTTCTAAACGTGCCGGTCTTTGCACGAATATCCGGCGCGGAATCTGAAAGAGCCAAGGAGATGCTTCAGGGAAGTAGGGCCCAACTCTATAATACGGTCGACGAAGCCATAACCGCCGCGGTGGCGTCCGCAAAGTAG
- a CDS encoding site-2 protease family protein — MLPQKGQVRVQSIKNIIFLVHTPYGLKFFDRVAKSPIAHAYAKFNIYTMPLITVMAIFLIVGSVAVIFSSSLVRQDVRTIGPQANLLIPVLNPYIPLVEGWIALVVTMLIHEAGHGIVARVYNIRVDSTGIVLFLGIPVGAFVNIDREELKRVKLSQKSAVLTAGPMNNMILAGISLIGLYLVTSTLIPVPLNSASPTYGVVVIQVNKDQLAYNLGMTNSSVIQQVGNQKVQSFQDLSDSLHQNLGRTVQIQWVDGNGIQHTKNAQLPAESDPSKGILGVMVSQLPQKVLDDYKSLFTTNPLRLLVPPTMNQGIAPFSPELASKFTSPTLGAAFVPLSNLFFWMWFINFNVGIFNALPIGPLDGGQLYGFFIESRARSEAMANTVKSLVGYAILGILAASFAVPYLLR, encoded by the coding sequence TTGCTGCCACAAAAAGGACAGGTCAGGGTTCAGTCGATCAAGAACATAATCTTCTTGGTTCACACCCCATATGGCCTCAAGTTCTTTGACAGGGTTGCAAAGTCGCCTATAGCTCACGCGTATGCCAAGTTCAACATTTACACGATGCCTCTGATAACCGTAATGGCAATTTTTCTTATTGTCGGATCAGTGGCAGTAATCTTTTCAAGTTCATTAGTAAGGCAGGATGTCAGGACGATAGGTCCGCAGGCAAACCTTCTGATTCCTGTTCTGAATCCCTACATTCCTCTCGTTGAAGGATGGATTGCCCTGGTTGTAACAATGCTAATTCACGAAGCTGGGCACGGGATTGTTGCTCGCGTCTACAATATCAGGGTTGACTCGACAGGAATTGTCCTGTTCCTGGGGATTCCGGTAGGCGCCTTCGTGAATATCGATAGAGAGGAGCTCAAGAGGGTGAAGCTTTCGCAAAAAAGCGCGGTGCTCACCGCCGGCCCTATGAATAACATGATCCTGGCGGGCATTTCACTTATAGGGCTGTATCTCGTGACATCCACCCTCATTCCCGTACCACTGAATTCTGCATCACCGACCTATGGCGTGGTCGTGATTCAAGTTAACAAGGACCAACTTGCGTATAACCTTGGGATGACAAACAGTTCCGTCATCCAGCAGGTAGGCAACCAGAAAGTACAATCCTTCCAGGACCTCAGCGATTCCCTCCACCAAAATCTAGGGAGGACGGTGCAGATCCAGTGGGTAGACGGCAACGGTATCCAGCACACCAAGAATGCACAACTGCCGGCCGAGTCGGATCCAAGCAAAGGAATACTCGGAGTCATGGTGTCGCAACTTCCTCAGAAAGTTCTCGATGATTACAAGTCACTGTTTACAACTAACCCTTTGAGATTGCTTGTTCCTCCGACTATGAACCAAGGGATTGCCCCGTTCTCGCCTGAACTAGCGTCCAAGTTCACTTCGCCCACCTTAGGTGCAGCATTTGTTCCTCTGTCAAACCTGTTTTTCTGGATGTGGTTTATCAACTTCAACGTCGGGATATTCAACGCTCTACCAATAGGTCCGCTCGATGGCGGGCAGCTCTATGGCTTTTTCATAGAGAGCAGAGCGCGTTCCGAAGCTATGGCCAATACAGTCAAGTCGCTTGTAGGATACGCGATACTTGGCATATTGGCTGCATCATTTGCCGTACCCTATCTTCTGCGCTGA
- the sucD gene encoding succinate--CoA ligase subunit alpha: MTETMEKSFDIFDILVGSENDADFGKKPVIIQGITGSYGSTHTRLMKAYGTNVVAGVTPGKGGQDFEGVPVFNSVADAVKQSRAQISGIFVPAPYFLAAAKEALEAGIKLLVAIPEHVPIRDSIIVLELARQKGARMVGPNTPGVIVPGTMKVGIMPAQPFKPGSTVVFSRSGTLMYEVSYNLTNNGFGQKLCLGIGGDPINGTNLIEAFDLVRDRKDVESVVVVGEIGGDAEEQLAEYIVRTGFEKPVVAYVAGRAAPKEKRMGHAGAIVYGNYGSADSKVASYGKAGVPVAKKPGEVPQLLRQKLRK, from the coding sequence ATGACAGAAACCATGGAAAAATCATTCGATATCTTTGACATCTTGGTGGGCTCGGAGAACGACGCGGACTTTGGAAAAAAGCCGGTAATAATCCAGGGAATTACAGGAAGTTACGGGTCCACCCACACCAGGTTGATGAAAGCTTACGGGACGAACGTGGTTGCTGGGGTTACACCTGGGAAGGGCGGACAGGACTTTGAGGGCGTACCTGTCTTTAACAGCGTCGCTGACGCAGTCAAACAGTCTAGAGCTCAAATATCCGGGATATTTGTCCCCGCGCCATACTTTTTGGCAGCTGCAAAGGAGGCACTCGAAGCTGGCATTAAACTTCTAGTTGCGATTCCCGAGCACGTCCCGATCCGTGACTCGATTATCGTGCTTGAGCTGGCCCGACAAAAGGGTGCCCGCATGGTGGGACCAAATACACCCGGCGTTATCGTGCCGGGAACAATGAAAGTGGGTATCATGCCCGCCCAGCCCTTCAAGCCTGGAAGCACTGTGGTTTTCTCCCGCAGCGGAACGCTGATGTATGAGGTTTCTTACAACCTGACAAACAACGGGTTTGGGCAGAAGCTGTGCCTTGGAATTGGCGGAGATCCGATAAACGGCACGAACCTGATTGAAGCATTTGACCTTGTGCGCGACAGAAAGGACGTTGAGTCTGTTGTAGTAGTGGGTGAGATTGGCGGAGACGCAGAGGAGCAACTAGCCGAGTATATCGTTCGAACGGGTTTTGAAAAGCCTGTGGTGGCCTATGTCGCGGGTCGAGCCGCACCAAAAGAGAAGCGCATGGGCCACGCTGGAGCGATCGTCTATGGAAACTATGGTTCCGCAGATTCCAAGGTGGCTAGCTATGGCAAGGCAGGCGTCCCGGTTGCAAAGAAGCCTGGCGAGGTTCCACAATTACTCCGCCAAAAGTTGCGAAAGTGA
- a CDS encoding cytosine permease has translation MTLINPPEWGIEPVPNEQKKLRGRDYFILWSSLGVGLLVLSAGSFLADASITDAILAIVVGSLVGSALLALAGKIGSDGGIPSLISMRPSLGLRGTYVPAILNVIQLVGWTTFEIMIMSRAADILTGKSLPYFAWTAIFGIITAFLGIIGPLAVARQWLGKFAVWIAYGSSAVIIASLVMSGAPERLLAHTSHSLSFFSALDLVIAMPVSWMPLAADYNRFSKRSKGAFMGTMVGFAVTNILFYFGGLLIGSSDVVAIIVSIQAIFSGFLMLLLLVDEADNAFADVYSAALSTQNIFPKVLQKYLVIGFTALSAALATIITIENYETFLLLISAVFVPLFGVVLSDYYILKRKYTPDAIYTQKGAPTNPRALIAWSTGALLSLVLSPLSPIYVPQLPPIGATIPSLVSASLIYVVLMKASFRGQSRIAAR, from the coding sequence GTGACTCTGATTAATCCTCCCGAATGGGGGATAGAGCCGGTTCCTAATGAACAGAAAAAGCTCAGAGGGCGGGATTACTTTATCCTCTGGTCGAGTCTTGGCGTGGGCCTGCTGGTTCTTTCGGCGGGGTCGTTTCTGGCTGATGCATCCATCACCGATGCGATTCTTGCTATCGTCGTGGGTTCTCTCGTTGGCTCGGCACTGTTGGCCTTGGCCGGCAAAATTGGGAGCGACGGAGGAATTCCTTCGCTTATTAGCATGAGACCATCGCTTGGCCTTCGCGGCACATACGTGCCTGCAATCCTGAATGTAATCCAGCTGGTCGGCTGGACTACTTTTGAGATCATGATAATGTCAAGGGCGGCGGACATCCTTACCGGCAAGTCCCTGCCATACTTTGCGTGGACAGCTATCTTTGGCATCATCACTGCGTTTCTGGGTATTATCGGCCCCCTTGCGGTGGCGCGCCAGTGGCTTGGCAAATTCGCGGTGTGGATCGCCTATGGGAGTTCTGCAGTCATTATCGCGAGCCTTGTCATGTCGGGGGCACCTGAACGCTTACTTGCTCACACCTCTCACAGCCTCTCGTTTTTTTCCGCTCTCGACCTCGTAATAGCGATGCCAGTGTCCTGGATGCCCTTGGCGGCAGATTACAACCGTTTTTCAAAGAGGAGCAAGGGTGCGTTTATGGGGACTATGGTCGGATTCGCAGTCACCAACATCCTGTTCTACTTTGGGGGCCTTCTCATCGGAAGCTCCGATGTGGTCGCAATAATAGTCTCAATTCAAGCAATCTTTTCCGGCTTTCTGATGCTTTTGCTGTTGGTTGACGAGGCGGACAACGCTTTTGCCGATGTCTACTCGGCAGCTTTGTCTACGCAGAATATTTTCCCAAAGGTCCTCCAAAAATATCTGGTAATCGGTTTTACCGCGTTGAGCGCAGCGTTGGCGACAATAATCACAATTGAGAATTACGAGACATTTCTTTTGCTCATAAGCGCCGTATTTGTTCCGCTCTTCGGTGTAGTCCTGAGCGACTACTACATACTAAAAAGAAAGTATACTCCTGACGCGATATACACGCAGAAGGGTGCTCCTACAAACCCGCGAGCGCTGATTGCTTGGTCGACCGGCGCGCTCCTGAGCCTCGTCTTATCTCCGCTGTCACCAATTTATGTCCCACAGCTCCCGCCGATAGGTGCTACTATTCCGAGCTTGGTGTCGGCATCGCTCATCTATGTGGTACTGATGAAAGCCTCGTTTAGAGGGCAATCAAGAATTGCCGCGCGCTGA
- a CDS encoding glycosyltransferase, with protein MQARIIHSSLNARGGSERLALATIVAVHSLGFNLTLETAERPDFQKILDSSGVDLSSKVSRQRTLRLITGFGPRLPEDLYINTHGDMIPYFKHGMTPANSITYCHFPIAGPLIASEDKEYDRFLRNNMMVCSPRAKAKYREKLQAEYVQMLENSKVITNSQYSKNALSQRFQVDAEVLPPPVDVRAFQSLSDPDAHRLNRVLVVSRFHPSKRLENAIHIAALMKQKKVAEGMSIVGNLSAAGLGYFNYIRNLISKYDLADFVEICCNVEFSRLVHLMKTTSVYLHPLPGEPFGIATVEAMSAGMIPVVHKIGGHTEFVPQRYWFDDFGSAVEAIDRALRAPLSERNNLSIRAERFSVDKYESRIKGIIGKIYDIEPETSVRPLQEIRQPLASLELTTVVKALSS; from the coding sequence TTGCAGGCTAGGATCATACATTCAAGCCTAAATGCTCGAGGCGGAAGCGAGCGGCTCGCGCTCGCAACTATAGTTGCAGTCCATTCCTTGGGATTTAACCTAACACTTGAAACCGCTGAGCGTCCGGACTTTCAAAAGATTCTTGATTCCTCCGGGGTTGACCTTTCGAGTAAGGTTTCAAGACAAAGGACTCTGAGGCTAATAACCGGCTTTGGCCCGCGACTGCCAGAGGACCTTTACATCAATACGCACGGAGATATGATCCCGTACTTCAAGCATGGTATGACGCCGGCCAATTCAATAACCTACTGTCATTTCCCGATAGCAGGCCCTCTGATTGCGTCGGAAGACAAGGAATACGACAGGTTCCTGCGGAACAACATGATGGTATGCAGCCCCCGTGCAAAAGCAAAGTACCGGGAAAAACTGCAGGCCGAGTACGTGCAGATGCTGGAAAATTCCAAGGTAATTACCAACTCACAGTATAGCAAGAACGCACTTTCGCAGCGCTTTCAGGTCGACGCAGAGGTGCTTCCGCCTCCCGTGGATGTTAGAGCGTTTCAATCCCTTAGCGACCCTGATGCGCATAGGCTAAACCGCGTCTTGGTGGTTTCAAGATTCCATCCCTCAAAGAGGCTTGAAAATGCGATCCATATTGCCGCGCTCATGAAGCAGAAAAAGGTAGCTGAAGGTATGTCGATCGTTGGCAACTTGTCGGCCGCAGGCTTGGGTTATTTCAATTACATCAGAAATCTGATTTCCAAGTATGATCTGGCAGACTTTGTTGAAATATGCTGCAACGTGGAATTTAGCCGGCTGGTGCATCTCATGAAGACGACTAGTGTATATCTTCACCCTTTGCCCGGGGAACCATTTGGGATTGCAACCGTTGAGGCAATGAGCGCGGGCATGATTCCGGTTGTGCACAAAATCGGGGGCCACACGGAATTTGTCCCTCAGAGGTACTGGTTTGACGATTTCGGTTCCGCGGTCGAAGCGATCGACAGGGCTCTACGCGCTCCCCTTTCCGAACGTAACAACCTGTCTATCCGGGCGGAAAGATTCTCTGTCGACAAGTATGAAAGCAGGATAAAAGGGATAATCGGCAAGATTTACGACATCGAACCCGAGACGTCGGTTAGGCCACTGCAGGAAATACGGCAACCCCTGGCGAGCCTCGAGTTGACCACGGTCGTTAAGGCGCTGTCATCGTAA
- a CDS encoding beta-CASP ribonuclease aCPSF1 yields MQNRKESSDKTSRSEDKFGRVTTEKEEDVAQFIMRGIPPEAKISNVRFEGPNIALYTKNPKFALTDLTYFLSSLSKSLKKRFIVRTDPTVRLGEDQTRQSIVKLLPKDVQVSAVFCDDATGEVVLEVDKTEAIQADIIVKIADTTGWIAHTRRSPHIKSSSIDIIHSTLKSSAKERSEFLQKLGKRVFRGSLVVGNGAGDVQRYDGGSAVAFSQASVLETARDGRQWAPNREEVMLFCLGGVKQVGRSCFVVVTPESKVMLDCGINPGEMSGLNAYPRIDWLDFDLDDLDAIVIGHAHIDHQGFLPALFKYGYRGPVYCTEPTLPLMTLLQMDSVKIANSNGTYLPYESRDVSEVIKHCITVPYGKPTDISPDITITLSNAGHIMGSATVHLNISGAHNILYSGDYKFAKTQLLDSAVSTYPRVETLITESTYGNSGDVMPEQSQVYRNFSDSINNTLKEGGKVLIPVPAVGRAQEIMLVMAKEMKEGRLIESPIYIEGMISEASAIHMSYAHYLGADVRKSVAQGINPFQSEYFTVVNGYGKRDDVLNDENPSIVMATSGMLEGGPSVEYFKEMAQSPKNKIMFVSYQINGTLGRRVLDGAMSEVSMMDKTGKLKVVPVRCQTQKIDGFSGHSDFNQILGFVQRIKPKRVLVNHGERTKSENVASAIYSRLNIRSSVPDNREIMKLR; encoded by the coding sequence TTGCAGAATAGAAAAGAATCATCAGACAAGACCTCTAGGAGCGAGGACAAGTTTGGGCGAGTGACCACCGAGAAGGAAGAAGATGTCGCGCAGTTCATTATGCGGGGAATTCCTCCCGAGGCAAAGATTTCAAACGTCAGATTCGAAGGTCCAAACATCGCCCTTTACACGAAGAACCCGAAATTCGCCCTCACCGACCTTACGTATTTTCTTTCGTCACTGTCAAAAAGTCTGAAAAAGAGATTCATTGTCAGGACCGACCCCACGGTCCGATTAGGAGAGGATCAGACTCGCCAGTCAATAGTCAAGCTATTGCCAAAGGACGTTCAGGTTTCGGCGGTTTTTTGCGACGACGCAACGGGTGAAGTCGTCCTGGAGGTCGACAAGACCGAGGCTATCCAGGCAGACATCATTGTAAAGATAGCGGACACGACGGGCTGGATAGCGCATACCCGGCGTTCTCCACACATCAAGTCCAGCAGCATCGACATCATCCACTCGACCCTAAAGTCCTCGGCCAAGGAGCGGTCGGAGTTCCTGCAGAAGCTTGGCAAACGAGTTTTTCGGGGATCGCTTGTTGTGGGCAACGGTGCTGGCGATGTTCAGAGGTACGACGGGGGTTCTGCTGTGGCTTTTAGCCAGGCATCGGTCCTTGAAACTGCAAGAGACGGAAGACAGTGGGCACCTAACCGCGAGGAGGTAATGCTCTTCTGTCTAGGTGGCGTAAAACAGGTCGGCAGGTCGTGCTTTGTTGTAGTTACTCCGGAAAGCAAGGTAATGCTTGACTGCGGCATCAACCCGGGTGAGATGAGCGGACTGAATGCCTACCCAAGGATTGATTGGCTGGATTTTGACCTTGACGATCTGGATGCCATCGTAATCGGGCACGCACACATCGACCATCAGGGCTTTCTTCCCGCGCTTTTCAAGTACGGGTACAGAGGGCCTGTATATTGCACCGAGCCTACGCTTCCGCTGATGACGCTCCTTCAAATGGACTCGGTCAAGATTGCGAACAGCAACGGCACGTACCTCCCGTACGAGTCACGCGACGTGAGCGAAGTGATAAAGCACTGTATCACAGTTCCCTACGGAAAACCGACTGACATTTCGCCCGACATCACAATAACGCTCAGCAATGCAGGTCACATAATGGGAAGTGCTACAGTTCATCTGAATATTTCCGGGGCTCACAATATCCTCTATTCCGGGGATTACAAGTTTGCCAAAACCCAGCTTTTAGACTCTGCTGTTTCGACTTATCCTAGGGTGGAGACGCTGATTACAGAAAGTACTTACGGAAACAGCGGTGATGTCATGCCGGAGCAATCGCAAGTCTATCGAAACTTTTCCGATTCCATCAACAATACCCTGAAGGAAGGTGGCAAGGTTCTGATTCCAGTTCCTGCGGTCGGCAGAGCTCAAGAGATCATGCTAGTCATGGCCAAAGAGATGAAGGAAGGACGCCTGATAGAATCGCCAATCTATATCGAGGGCATGATATCAGAGGCAAGCGCCATTCACATGTCCTACGCTCACTACCTCGGCGCTGACGTCCGCAAGTCGGTTGCGCAGGGCATAAATCCGTTCCAGTCAGAATATTTTACAGTGGTAAACGGGTACGGCAAACGGGACGATGTCCTGAACGACGAGAACCCCTCTATTGTAATGGCCACCTCCGGTATGCTTGAAGGCGGGCCTTCCGTTGAATATTTTAAGGAGATGGCCCAGAGCCCGAAAAACAAGATAATGTTCGTATCCTACCAGATAAACGGCACCCTTGGCCGGCGCGTGCTTGACGGCGCAATGTCCGAGGTCAGCATGATGGACAAGACTGGAAAACTCAAAGTGGTCCCAGTGCGGTGCCAAACGCAAAAAATAGACGGCTTTTCGGGGCATAGTGATTTTAACCAGATCCTAGGCTTTGTCCAGCGCATCAAGCCAAAGCGCGTCCTTGTAAACCACGGCGAACGTACGAAGTCTGAGAACGTGGCAAGCGCCATTTATTCAAGACTGAACATAAGGTCGAGTGTGCCGGACAACCGCGAAATAATGAAGCTAAGATAA
- a CDS encoding UPF0147 family protein, translating to MTSSKKELKEKENQERLSRAIETLDSITKNNDVQKSIRNMMKEVLTALRDEKGGTVSVRAANAISLLDSATQSPQMQSHIRTMLWQVVSTLESIRE from the coding sequence ATGACATCTTCAAAAAAGGAACTAAAGGAAAAGGAGAACCAGGAAAGGTTATCAAGAGCAATCGAAACTCTGGACTCGATTACAAAAAATAACGACGTGCAGAAAAGCATCAGAAACATGATGAAAGAAGTCTTGACCGCGCTACGGGACGAGAAGGGGGGGACAGTCTCAGTACGAGCTGCAAACGCCATCAGCCTTCTGGACAGTGCCACGCAAAGCCCTCAGATGCAATCGCATATCCGGACAATGCTTTGGCAGGTCGTCTCGACCTTGGAGAGCATTCGCGAGTAA
- the thiD gene encoding bifunctional hydroxymethylpyrimidine kinase/phosphomethylpyrimidine kinase, whose translation MKTALSIAGSDSGAGAGIQADLKTFAALGLHGCTVITALTSQNTVSVSRIFEIPGEVVKSQLVSILTDMPPAAAKLGMLYSKEIIAAVVDGLAGAGFPLVVDPILSAGTGAPLLRPDAVGDFIKSIIPMSFAITPNRAEAEYLSGVRISGEDDTVKAAERIMALGARNVIVKGGHFEQDHAVDLLLTSENRRVLFSNPRIEVGETHGSGCNFSAALTAFIAGGMPLEKACKAANSYVHDALLNLTRVGSGLPVTNPLAALYLDAQKYNVIRDLRAAVRNLVKIRGFGSLVPETQTNFAYALPGASKVQEVAAVRGRIVRAGSEVIAVSDVDFAESRHVAAAIVEYMKFDPTMRSAINMKFDSKVLNACMASCRVASYDRQLEPREVKSAEGSSVPWGIRSALSDTPAADVIYHTGDVGKEAMTMVFGSNPAEVVDKVTRISTMYSV comes from the coding sequence ATGAAGACTGCGCTATCGATAGCGGGCAGCGACTCCGGCGCCGGAGCCGGAATTCAAGCCGACCTGAAGACATTCGCCGCCCTCGGACTTCACGGCTGCACCGTCATAACCGCCCTAACTTCCCAAAACACAGTCTCGGTATCGCGCATATTTGAAATTCCCGGCGAGGTAGTCAAGAGCCAGCTAGTCTCGATCTTGACGGATATGCCGCCGGCTGCGGCAAAATTAGGCATGCTTTACAGCAAGGAAATAATCGCTGCGGTAGTTGACGGGCTGGCTGGAGCCGGGTTTCCACTCGTCGTTGACCCCATACTGTCAGCAGGAACAGGAGCGCCACTTCTTCGTCCCGATGCGGTGGGCGATTTCATAAAATCGATTATTCCAATGTCGTTTGCTATCACTCCGAACCGAGCCGAGGCAGAATACTTGTCAGGTGTCAGGATTTCCGGTGAGGATGACACGGTCAAGGCGGCAGAACGAATAATGGCACTGGGCGCAAGGAATGTTATTGTAAAAGGTGGTCATTTTGAACAGGACCACGCAGTTGACCTGCTCTTAACCTCGGAAAACAGGCGAGTCTTGTTCTCAAACCCGCGGATTGAAGTAGGAGAAACGCACGGTTCAGGCTGCAATTTTTCCGCCGCGCTTACAGCCTTCATTGCAGGCGGAATGCCACTCGAAAAGGCGTGCAAGGCGGCGAACTCGTACGTTCACGATGCGCTTCTGAACTTGACCCGCGTAGGCAGCGGCCTGCCGGTAACAAACCCCCTCGCTGCGCTTTACCTCGACGCTCAAAAATACAATGTGATACGGGACTTGCGCGCGGCAGTCAGAAATCTGGTAAAAATCAGGGGTTTTGGGAGCCTGGTTCCAGAAACGCAGACAAACTTTGCATATGCGTTGCCCGGGGCCAGCAAAGTTCAAGAAGTAGCGGCTGTCAGGGGCAGGATAGTCAGAGCAGGATCCGAGGTCATTGCAGTATCCGACGTTGATTTCGCAGAGTCAAGGCACGTCGCAGCGGCGATAGTCGAGTACATGAAGTTCGATCCGACGATGAGATCTGCTATAAACATGAAGTTTGACTCCAAGGTCTTAAACGCGTGCATGGCATCTTGCAGGGTTGCCAGTTACGATAGACAGCTTGAGCCGAGAGAGGTCAAGTCTGCGGAAGGCTCGAGCGTCCCGTGGGGGATTAGGTCGGCGCTGTCGGATACTCCGGCAGCAGACGTCATTTACCATACGGGGGACGTTGGGAAGGAAGCCATGACTATGGTCTTTGGCAGTAACCCTGCCGAGGTTGTCGATAAGGTAACAAGGATATCAACCATGTATTCGGTGTAA